In Methanothrix sp., a genomic segment contains:
- a CDS encoding tRNA uridine(34) 5-carboxymethylaminomethyl modification radical SAM/GNAT enzyme Elp3: MDRLAAGLRSIVEAILAGAIRDEAALERAKRDLSSQLGLPSLPSNADILGQARAGEREALKMLIRKPTRTLSGVAVIAAMTSPARCPHGTCVPCPGGIANLSPQSYTGREPAALRAGQHSFDPYDQVMARLAQLDEIGHPLDKSELIIMGGTMTSRPLGYQNWFVKRCLQAMNDFPARLGCSGWQSFEDVARANESSSVRNIGTTFETRPDWCRPQDIEGMLRLGGTKVELGVQSLDDDILVRMKRGHTVEDAAHASRLLREAGLKVGFHMMPGLPGSSQENDLAIFRRLFSDHRFRPDYLKIYPTLVIDGTELFCQYQRGEYSPLGDDDAAELVSRIKEILPRYVRLQRVQRDIPSPLIVAGVRRSNLRQLARQRLEERGGSCQCIRCREAGLRGVAQAEPRLVHESYTASGGREHFLSFESEEDVLLGFLRLRLSRSARVRELHVYGPLVPIGSRKEGWQHRGYGARLLEEGERLAREEGYPQIEVTSGIGARGYYRRLGYELSGPYMRKRLA; encoded by the coding sequence TTGGATAGACTAGCCGCCGGGCTGCGCAGCATTGTAGAGGCGATCCTGGCAGGGGCGATAAGAGATGAGGCCGCTTTAGAGAGGGCCAAGAGGGATCTCTCATCTCAGCTCGGCCTGCCCTCTCTGCCCAGCAATGCCGATATCCTGGGCCAGGCGAGGGCGGGGGAGAGGGAGGCTCTGAAGATGCTGATCAGAAAGCCGACCCGAACCCTCTCCGGGGTGGCAGTCATCGCCGCCATGACCTCTCCTGCCCGCTGTCCACACGGGACCTGCGTTCCCTGCCCGGGGGGGATTGCAAACCTCTCTCCCCAAAGCTACACCGGCAGAGAGCCGGCAGCTCTTCGAGCCGGGCAGCACAGCTTTGATCCCTATGATCAGGTGATGGCCAGGCTGGCCCAGTTGGATGAGATCGGCCACCCTCTGGATAAGTCGGAGCTGATCATCATGGGGGGGACGATGACCTCCCGCCCCCTGGGATATCAGAACTGGTTTGTCAAGCGCTGCCTGCAGGCCATGAACGACTTTCCCGCCAGACTGGGGTGCTCTGGCTGGCAGTCCTTCGAGGATGTGGCACGGGCAAATGAGAGCTCTTCTGTGCGGAATATCGGCACCACCTTTGAGACCAGACCGGACTGGTGCCGCCCTCAGGATATCGAGGGGATGCTGCGCTTAGGAGGGACCAAGGTGGAGTTAGGGGTGCAGAGCCTGGATGATGATATCCTGGTGAGGATGAAGAGGGGGCATACAGTCGAGGATGCCGCCCATGCCAGCCGCCTATTGCGGGAGGCGGGCCTGAAGGTGGGATTTCATATGATGCCCGGCCTTCCCGGCTCCAGCCAAGAGAATGATCTGGCGATATTCAGGAGGCTCTTCTCAGATCACCGCTTTCGCCCTGACTACCTCAAGATCTATCCCACCCTGGTCATCGATGGAACGGAGCTCTTCTGCCAGTACCAGAGGGGGGAGTACTCTCCCCTGGGGGACGATGATGCCGCTGAGCTGGTATCGAGGATCAAGGAGATCCTCCCCCGCTATGTCCGGCTGCAGAGGGTGCAAAGGGACATCCCCTCCCCTCTGATTGTGGCCGGGGTGAGAAGGTCCAATCTGCGCCAACTGGCCCGGCAGAGGCTGGAGGAGAGGGGAGGGAGCTGCCAGTGCATTCGCTGCCGGGAGGCGGGGTTGAGAGGAGTGGCCCAGGCTGAGCCCAGGCTGGTGCATGAGTCCTATACCGCCTCCGGGGGAAGGGAGCACTTCCTCTCCTTTGAGAGCGAGGAGGATGTCCTGCTGGGATTCCTCCGCCTGCGCCTGAGCAGATCTGCCCGGGTGAGAGAGCTGCATGTCTACGGCCCTCTGGTTCCCATCGGCAGCAGGAAGGAGGGCTGGCAGCACCGGGGATATGGAGCCCGGCTGTTGGAGGAGGGGGAGAGGCTGGCCCGGGAGGAGGGTTACCCCCAGATCGAGGTTACCAGCGGCATAGGGGCGCGGGGCTACTACCGCCGGCTGGGCTACGAGCTCAGTGGACCCTATATGAGAAAGAGGCTGGCGTAG
- a CDS encoding 30S ribosomal protein S8e, translating to MRWQGKMGRKPTGGKLILARGKRKFEIGREQSDTTIGESRIKRVQTRGGKKKIRMLRGNMAAVADPVTGMTKMVKIETAKENQANLHYMRRSILTKGAVIKTEIGDARITNRPGQDGVVNAVLLPSQ from the coding sequence ATGCGTTGGCAAGGCAAGATGGGAAGGAAGCCCACGGGCGGAAAGCTGATTTTGGCCCGGGGCAAGAGGAAGTTCGAGATCGGAAGAGAGCAGAGCGATACCACCATCGGCGAATCGAGGATCAAGAGGGTCCAGACCCGGGGCGGGAAGAAGAAGATCAGAATGCTGCGGGGCAATATGGCGGCCGTTGCCGATCCCGTAACCGGCATGACCAAGATGGTCAAGATCGAGACGGCAAAGGAGAACCAGGCCAATCTGCACTACATGAGAAGGAGCATCCTCACCAAAGGGGCTGTCATCAAGACTGAGATCGGGGACGCCAGGATAACCAACCGGCCGGGCCAGGATGGCGTCGTCAATGCCGTGCTGCTCCCCTCCCAGTGA
- a CDS encoding DUF1922 domain-containing protein: MMFVVFRCSCGRHLYSPDDAKSRTCPCGKRTTLSKARILATAPDARIAGEMVRRLQLGESGMTGFRQAKL, from the coding sequence ATGATGTTCGTGGTCTTCCGCTGTAGCTGCGGGCGGCATCTTTACTCTCCTGATGATGCCAAGAGCAGAACCTGCCCCTGCGGAAAGAGGACGACCCTGAGCAAGGCGAGGATTCTGGCCACCGCCCCTGATGCCCGCATTGCAGGGGAGATGGTGAGAAGGCTGCAGCTGGGCGAGTCCGGAATGACCGGCTTCAGACAGGCTAAGCTCTAG
- a CDS encoding PaaI family thioesterase: protein MSYLENIRIRGRDANPFFRLMDIELGPYGGGEAVLFMPVRPDMLNGAGWLQGGLYSALCDEAMALALFTVLEEGESIATISESTSFLQGIRRGNLAARAEVVKRGRAVAFVQGKVTERDGGTPLSSTQASFAIIPRREDRSGGE from the coding sequence ATGAGCTATCTGGAGAACATCCGGATCCGGGGCAGGGATGCCAATCCGTTCTTCCGTTTGATGGACATAGAGCTGGGCCCTTATGGCGGCGGGGAGGCAGTGCTGTTCATGCCCGTCCGCCCGGATATGCTGAATGGGGCGGGGTGGCTGCAGGGGGGGCTTTATTCTGCCCTGTGCGATGAGGCCATGGCCCTGGCCCTCTTCACTGTTCTTGAAGAGGGGGAGAGCATAGCCACCATATCAGAGAGCACCAGCTTTTTGCAGGGAATCAGGAGAGGGAACCTCGCCGCCCGGGCCGAGGTGGTCAAGAGGGGCAGAGCTGTGGCCTTTGTCCAGGGGAAGGTGACAGAGAGAGATGGCGGCACCCCTCTCTCCAGCACCCAGGCCTCATTTGCTATCATCCCCCGAAGAGAAGACCGCTCTGGCGGGGAATAA
- a CDS encoding DUF72 domain-containing protein — protein MSILIGCSGWSYEDWVGSFYPRELARRRGEWLAYYARYFSTVEINSTFYRPPGELQVASWVRKGSELRDFQYSLKMPQQVTHEHMVRGERDGAIRGAAAFERGCIEPLAQAGLLGSVLLQLSPFFSKDESNLRTLEAVLESLSSLDYDYAVEFRHPSWRDGVGDMIDPQAAEILRQRSIALALIDGPGPHIRWAEGPGHAYIRFHGRNYDIWYRGERERGEDDLRLNRYDYLYSLQELEPWVPRIREMELNEQMIRIYFNNHARSKAAKNALQHMDLLQIPHQPKEIRPQDQFTLGCF, from the coding sequence TTGAGCATTCTCATCGGCTGCAGTGGCTGGTCTTATGAGGACTGGGTGGGCAGCTTCTACCCACGGGAGCTGGCCCGGAGGAGGGGGGAGTGGCTGGCATACTACGCCCGCTATTTTTCCACTGTGGAGATCAACAGCACCTTCTATCGCCCTCCTGGCGAGCTGCAGGTCGCCTCCTGGGTGCGAAAGGGCTCAGAGCTGAGGGATTTCCAGTACTCTTTGAAGATGCCCCAGCAGGTGACCCATGAGCATATGGTGCGGGGGGAGAGGGATGGCGCCATCCGGGGGGCAGCAGCCTTCGAGAGAGGCTGCATTGAGCCTTTGGCCCAGGCCGGGCTGCTGGGCTCAGTGCTCCTGCAGCTCTCCCCCTTCTTTTCCAAAGATGAGTCCAATTTGAGGACTCTTGAAGCTGTCCTGGAATCCCTGTCATCTCTTGATTACGATTATGCTGTGGAGTTCCGCCATCCTTCCTGGCGGGACGGGGTGGGGGATATGATCGACCCACAAGCAGCAGAGATCCTCCGGCAAAGAAGCATCGCTTTGGCACTGATCGACGGCCCCGGGCCCCATATCCGCTGGGCGGAGGGTCCGGGCCACGCCTACATTCGCTTCCACGGGCGCAACTATGATATCTGGTATCGGGGCGAGAGGGAGAGGGGGGAGGATGATCTCCGCCTGAACCGTTACGACTATCTCTACTCCCTCCAGGAGCTTGAGCCCTGGGTTCCCAGGATCAGGGAGATGGAGCTGAATGAGCAGATGATCAGGATCTATTTCAATAACCACGCCCGCTCCAAGGCGGCAAAGAATGCTCTGCAGCACATGGATCTCCTGCAGATCCCCCATCAGCCCAAGGAGATCCGGCCACAGGATCAGTTCACCCTGGGCTGCTTTTAG
- a CDS encoding class I SAM-dependent methyltransferase family protein yields the protein MGLKERLRGVVPEERLVHLSRRFHVIGDIAILSLHPELEGYRREIAIALLEQCGNVHTVFNKASPLQGERRIPRLELLAGRGSSTTIHKEYGFRYHLDVQGVFFNSHLGHERMRVAGEVRAGEEVLVLFAGVGPFAIPPAARGARVVALEKSPNACYWLARNARENGVDERVAVINADAFGAAILLKRSFDRAVVPTPYGMDRIVDSLPGMLKKGGVVHFYTFKKAPEIEGLVRSYQDLGWKLLLCRRCGNVAPNVSRWALDLQKI from the coding sequence ATGGGTCTGAAAGAGAGGCTGAGGGGGGTTGTGCCCGAGGAGAGGCTTGTGCATCTCTCCCGCCGCTTTCATGTGATAGGAGATATCGCCATCCTCTCCCTTCACCCTGAGCTGGAGGGCTACAGAAGGGAGATTGCCATAGCCCTCCTGGAGCAGTGCGGGAATGTTCACACCGTCTTCAACAAGGCCTCCCCTCTGCAGGGGGAGAGGAGGATCCCCCGCCTGGAGCTTTTGGCGGGCAGAGGCAGCTCGACTACCATTCACAAAGAGTATGGCTTCCGCTATCATCTGGATGTGCAAGGGGTCTTTTTCAACAGCCATCTGGGCCACGAGAGGATGAGGGTGGCTGGGGAGGTGAGGGCGGGGGAGGAGGTGCTGGTCCTATTCGCCGGGGTGGGGCCCTTTGCCATCCCCCCTGCCGCCAGGGGGGCGAGGGTGGTGGCCCTGGAGAAGAGCCCAAATGCTTGCTATTGGCTGGCAAGGAACGCCCGCGAGAACGGGGTGGATGAGAGGGTCGCAGTCATCAATGCCGATGCCTTCGGGGCTGCTATCCTGCTGAAGAGGAGCTTTGACCGGGCAGTTGTTCCCACCCCCTATGGAATGGACAGAATTGTGGACTCTTTGCCGGGGATGCTGAAGAAGGGGGGAGTGGTCCATTTTTATACCTTCAAGAAGGCCCCGGAGATCGAGGGGCTGGTGAGAAGCTATCAAGATCTGGGCTGGAAGCTGCTGCTATGCCGGCGTTGTGGAAATGTGGCCCCAAATGTCAGCCGCTGGGCCCTTGATCTGCAGAAGATCTGA
- a CDS encoding nitroreductase family protein, with amino-acid sequence MDLNLCIKGRRSVRSYLDRPVPREVIDRLLDAAVWAPSGMNGQPWRFTVIQDREVIKSLSARTAELVMKSRPLPPEMEASFKSGRDVVFYSAPLLILISVKKNPDWRTVNLLDCGLAAQNMFLAAYQEGLGSCFIGFASLLNQSPEHLARIGIPEDHELMAPLIFGYPNPNDVPEAKPRAAKVLQWI; translated from the coding sequence ATGGATCTGAATCTTTGCATTAAAGGCAGAAGAAGTGTGAGGAGCTATCTGGACCGGCCTGTGCCCAGAGAGGTCATCGACAGATTGCTGGATGCTGCTGTCTGGGCTCCTTCGGGCATGAACGGGCAGCCCTGGCGGTTCACTGTCATCCAGGACCGGGAGGTCATAAAGAGCCTCTCAGCCAGAACTGCAGAGCTGGTGATGAAGTCCAGGCCCCTCCCCCCGGAGATGGAGGCGAGCTTCAAGTCGGGGAGGGATGTGGTATTCTACAGTGCTCCCCTGCTCATTCTCATCAGCGTCAAAAAGAATCCTGACTGGAGGACAGTCAACCTCTTGGACTGCGGACTGGCCGCCCAGAATATGTTCCTCGCCGCCTATCAGGAGGGCCTCGGTAGCTGCTTTATCGGATTTGCCTCCTTGCTGAACCAGTCTCCGGAGCATCTGGCCAGGATAGGGATACCAGAGGATCACGAGCTGATGGCCCCCCTGATCTTCGGCTATCCAAATCCAAATGATGTCCCGGAGGCAAAGCCAAGGGCGGCGAAGGTGCTGCAGTGGATCTGA
- a CDS encoding GerW family sporulation protein: MEELSDILKTITTEMQKSLSPQTAVGEPITVEGRTIIPLMSVGMGFGAGSGKGKESEPGGAGGGGLGMKPIAVVIIDPLGVRIERMAVSRDSLVDHLVEAVPRFVENISRKKETRVQIEGAEEG; encoded by the coding sequence ATGGAAGAGCTGAGCGATATCCTGAAGACCATCACCACGGAGATGCAAAAGTCCCTCTCCCCCCAGACAGCAGTGGGCGAGCCCATCACTGTGGAGGGAAGAACCATCATCCCTCTGATGAGTGTGGGAATGGGGTTTGGCGCTGGATCTGGAAAGGGAAAGGAGAGCGAACCGGGTGGAGCCGGCGGGGGCGGCCTGGGGATGAAGCCCATAGCAGTGGTGATAATCGATCCACTGGGTGTGAGAATAGAGAGGATGGCTGTGAGCCGTGACTCCCTGGTCGATCACCTGGTGGAGGCCGTACCCAGGTTTGTGGAGAACATCTCCCGCAAAAAGGAGACCCGGGTACAGATCGAGGGGGCAGAAGAGGGATGA
- a CDS encoding ABC transporter substrate-binding protein → MKKHTISILSICILLLMPLSALAGDVRLVMQHLPGDNLDPTFDYSGWYVRESGIVETLFAFDQDMNLVPELATGYEMASDKEWIIKLREGVEFHDGTPLNADAVIYSLHRVMDDPNNKWHDRFDFVDSIDAQDDHTIKITTKEVYAPTLAALADVRIASIVSPAATDLEHHPVGTGPFKFVSYEPDVKLVLEKNENYWKGPVKADRATVSYISQPETRALMLEGGEADIVWALPAQWYETIDDAPSTKVVSKDTMRTYFMFVNTAKPPLDKVEVRQAISYAIDREELVDSALEGVAGTPAKGFWSSNYPWSANDEIEGYPYNPERAKELLESAGLTWDGQAWLYDGQPFELVIKTYTSRPANKPSAELVASQLEKIGIKTSITTLEGAAITSDMSKGDYDLALYAYGTATSGDPDYFVSQQFLSSGIEAGYTRYSGIDDMILEGRSTLDENERMKIYKQIQERVLQDCPEIFLFYDRMMVGDQR, encoded by the coding sequence ATGAAAAAACATACGATCAGCATACTTTCAATATGTATTCTACTACTGATGCCCCTCTCCGCCCTGGCCGGGGATGTTCGGCTGGTGATGCAGCACCTGCCGGGAGACAATCTCGACCCCACATTTGATTATTCGGGCTGGTATGTCAGAGAGTCGGGCATAGTTGAGACCCTGTTCGCCTTTGATCAGGATATGAACCTCGTCCCCGAGCTCGCCACGGGATATGAGATGGCCAGCGATAAGGAGTGGATCATAAAACTGCGGGAAGGGGTGGAATTTCATGATGGCACTCCGCTCAATGCCGATGCCGTCATCTATTCCCTTCACCGGGTGATGGACGATCCGAACAACAAGTGGCATGATCGCTTTGACTTTGTGGACTCCATCGATGCCCAGGACGATCACACCATCAAGATCACAACCAAGGAGGTCTATGCCCCCACTTTGGCCGCCCTTGCCGATGTCCGGATTGCCAGCATTGTGAGCCCTGCAGCCACTGACCTGGAGCATCATCCAGTGGGAACCGGCCCCTTCAAGTTCGTCAGCTACGAGCCGGATGTGAAGCTGGTACTGGAGAAGAACGAGAACTACTGGAAGGGACCGGTGAAGGCGGATAGGGCCACAGTCAGCTACATCTCCCAGCCCGAGACCCGGGCGCTGATGCTCGAGGGCGGGGAGGCGGACATAGTCTGGGCATTGCCGGCCCAGTGGTATGAGACCATCGATGATGCCCCATCCACCAAGGTCGTCTCCAAGGACACCATGAGGACCTACTTCATGTTCGTCAACACCGCCAAGCCCCCCCTGGACAAGGTGGAGGTCAGGCAGGCGATAAGCTATGCCATCGACAGAGAGGAGCTGGTGGATTCCGCTCTGGAAGGGGTGGCTGGCACTCCAGCGAAGGGCTTTTGGTCCTCGAACTATCCCTGGTCGGCAAACGATGAGATCGAGGGGTACCCCTACAATCCAGAGAGGGCGAAGGAGCTGCTTGAGAGTGCAGGCCTCACCTGGGATGGCCAGGCATGGCTTTATGATGGCCAGCCCTTTGAGCTGGTCATCAAGACCTACACCAGCCGGCCAGCCAACAAGCCCTCTGCTGAGCTGGTGGCATCTCAGCTGGAGAAGATCGGCATCAAGACCTCAATCACAACCCTGGAAGGTGCAGCCATAACATCTGACATGAGCAAAGGGGACTATGACCTAGCACTCTATGCCTATGGCACAGCAACCAGCGGCGATCCGGACTACTTCGTCTCCCAGCAGTTCCTCTCCAGCGGTATCGAGGCGGGCTACACCCGCTATTCAGGGATCGATGACATGATTCTGGAGGGAAGATCGACCCTGGACGAGAACGAGAGGATGAAGATATACAAGCAGATCCAGGAGAGGGTTCTGCAGGACTGTCCTGAGATCTTCCTGTTCTACGATCGGATGATGGTGGGGGATCAGCGATAA
- a CDS encoding class I SAM-dependent methyltransferase, with protein sequence MDVKESISQYWDWRSQSYTNGSHGFEEEEKAVWKRELEPFLPGNRHKRVLDVGTGPGFMALILAEMGFDVTGVDISKGMVEKARENARAMGLQVDFRHADGEQLAFDDGSFDLLVNRHLLWTLPHPLDAVREWSRVLSGGGRILAIDGAWFDPSLNAQIRRGISRAVSKISLKSGPSIQSRFKKHYHSIKGDLPLYSHSQPERICNIFHEAGLSNISFRQLIEVQKLQDEKGSLLRRLEYHEPTFLVTGDVAKRGE encoded by the coding sequence ATGGATGTGAAGGAGAGTATATCGCAGTACTGGGACTGGAGAAGTCAGAGCTATACCAATGGCAGCCACGGATTCGAAGAGGAGGAGAAGGCGGTCTGGAAGAGGGAACTGGAGCCATTCCTCCCGGGAAATAGGCATAAGAGAGTCCTGGATGTGGGGACTGGACCCGGATTTATGGCCCTGATACTGGCGGAGATGGGCTTTGATGTGACTGGTGTGGACATCTCCAAAGGAATGGTAGAGAAGGCCAGGGAGAACGCCAGGGCGATGGGTTTACAGGTCGACTTTCGCCATGCGGATGGCGAGCAGCTTGCATTCGATGATGGTAGCTTCGATCTGCTGGTCAACAGGCATCTGCTCTGGACCCTTCCTCATCCCCTGGATGCTGTAAGAGAATGGTCTAGGGTTCTGTCGGGTGGGGGCCGGATCCTGGCCATCGATGGAGCCTGGTTTGACCCCTCCCTCAATGCCCAGATCCGCCGGGGCATCTCCAGAGCAGTCTCCAAAATAAGCTTGAAGAGCGGCCCCTCCATTCAATCGAGATTTAAAAAGCACTACCATTCGATAAAAGGGGATCTTCCCCTCTACAGCCATTCCCAGCCGGAAAGGATCTGCAATATCTTCCATGAGGCAGGCCTGTCCAACATCTCTTTTCGCCAGTTGATAGAGGTGCAGAAGCTCCAGGATGAGAAGGGCTCCCTCCTGAGGAGGCTGGAGTATCACGAGCCCACATTCCTGGTGACGGGCGATGTGGCGAAGAGAGGAGAGTGA
- the nikB gene encoding nickel ABC transporter permease translates to MARRVLQVIPAMLLVSVISFSLIFLAPGDPAVVLLTSPEGSPSQEAIEKFKVRMGMDQPVYIQYLNWLNRLIHGDLGYSYISNQPVADRIMRCFQATLKLSILSMIISLVISIPLGIIAAVRSNTIIDDFCRLGALIGVSIPNFWQAFIFIMIFSIYLDWLPVAGYGHGGDLMHMILPATVLGTSSAAMTTRLMRSSLLEAMNQDYIITARAKGLPERVVIGRHALRNALIPVVTMLALSFGFLLNGSVVIEWIFGWPGIGGLVVDSIYKRDYTMIQGSVLFIAAIFVTLNLIVDISYTYLDPRIRYDELD, encoded by the coding sequence GTGGCAAGGAGAGTATTGCAGGTCATACCGGCAATGCTCCTGGTCTCAGTCATCAGCTTCTCATTGATCTTTCTCGCTCCGGGGGATCCTGCTGTTGTGCTTCTGACCAGCCCCGAGGGCAGCCCCAGCCAGGAGGCCATTGAGAAGTTCAAGGTTCGAATGGGAATGGACCAGCCGGTCTACATTCAGTACCTGAACTGGCTCAATCGGCTCATCCACGGCGATCTGGGATACTCCTATATCTCCAATCAGCCGGTGGCGGACAGGATTATGAGATGCTTCCAGGCCACCTTGAAGCTCTCCATTCTCAGCATGATCATATCCCTGGTCATCTCCATTCCCCTGGGAATCATAGCCGCCGTCAGGAGCAATACGATCATAGACGATTTCTGCCGTCTCGGGGCTCTCATTGGGGTCTCCATCCCCAACTTCTGGCAGGCGTTCATCTTCATCATGATATTCTCCATCTATCTTGACTGGCTGCCAGTAGCAGGATACGGCCATGGGGGAGACCTGATGCATATGATATTGCCGGCGACCGTTCTGGGGACGAGCTCTGCTGCCATGACCACCAGGCTGATGAGATCAAGCCTGCTGGAGGCGATGAACCAGGATTATATCATCACCGCCAGGGCAAAAGGCCTTCCGGAGAGGGTGGTGATAGGAAGGCATGCCCTGAGAAATGCATTGATCCCGGTGGTGACTATGCTCGCCCTCAGCTTCGGTTTTCTTTTAAACGGCTCAGTGGTGATAGAGTGGATATTCGGCTGGCCTGGTATCGGCGGACTGGTTGTGGATTCCATATATAAGAGGGATTATACCATGATCCAGGGGTCGGTGCTCTTTATTGCTGCTATATTCGTAACATTGAATTTAATTGTGGACATATCATATACCTACCTGGATCCAAGGATACGCTATGATGAGCTCGATTAA
- the nikC gene encoding nickel transporter permease, which produces MMSSIKNRNILIGLSIISILVVLAVFAPYIAPHDPIAANPQIRLEPPTMDYPFGTDHMGRCVLSRTIYGARISLLIGMMVILGSLMIGIFLGTISGYLGGLVDDIVMRLVDGFLAIPSMFLALALAGTLGPGLFNLTVALIVVEWTSYARVVRSSILSIRGKEFVDAIRCLGAGDAYILTRHILPNILSPLIVIATLGIGYAILAASGLSFLGFGVQPPTPEWGSMLDDGRLFMRKAPHIMIFPGLAIMITVLAFNFLGDGLRDEMDPRYEKRDTELNA; this is translated from the coding sequence ATGATGAGCTCGATTAAGAACAGAAACATCCTGATTGGCCTTTCCATCATCTCAATTCTGGTAGTGCTTGCCGTATTTGCTCCCTACATCGCCCCCCACGACCCCATAGCTGCCAACCCCCAGATCAGGCTGGAGCCGCCAACAATGGATTACCCCTTCGGGACGGACCATATGGGCCGCTGCGTGCTGAGCCGGACCATATACGGGGCCAGGATATCCCTGCTCATCGGGATGATGGTGATTCTTGGCTCTCTTATGATCGGGATCTTTCTGGGAACCATCTCCGGCTACCTTGGAGGCCTGGTCGATGACATCGTCATGAGGCTTGTCGATGGCTTTCTTGCTATTCCCAGTATGTTCCTCGCCCTGGCCCTGGCCGGCACTCTGGGGCCGGGGCTGTTCAATCTGACTGTTGCCCTGATTGTGGTGGAGTGGACGAGCTATGCCCGGGTGGTGAGAAGCTCCATTCTCTCCATAAGGGGGAAGGAGTTTGTCGATGCAATAAGGTGTCTGGGTGCGGGAGATGCTTATATTTTGACCCGGCATATCCTGCCGAATATACTCTCTCCTTTGATTGTGATCGCCACCCTCGGCATAGGCTATGCCATCCTCGCTGCATCCGGCCTTAGCTTTCTGGGGTTTGGCGTGCAGCCACCCACTCCCGAATGGGGTTCAATGCTCGATGATGGCCGGCTGTTCATGAGGAAAGCACCGCATATAATGATCTTCCCTGGCCTGGCCATAATGATCACCGTCCTGGCCTTCAACTTCCTGGGCGATGGCCTGAGGGATGAGATGGATCCCAGGTACGAGAAGAGGGACACTGAATTGAATGCTTAG
- a CDS encoding ABC transporter substrate-binding protein has translation MMKNHLIWILIYALVALSPANAADFVLEIYGNANMDEYLNQDDLDYINDIVSGKIEPTKLADANFDGKVDEEDIAQIQAILEGREEKLTFIDMLGEPVTINKPIRRLVNMGYNGVEMTRILGAEDILVAYGQDRTEHAIFFPKFAELPFVGNDPNDCDYEMIVSLKPDAVQTNIERASFTVGGLDQKRIFENNLKDIPLISLNMREQDTLVKNVRTYGYILDREQEAEEFIDWYSEYYDLFLSRTASLSDDERPRCVIEYTPYYCYASGSSLGQVLALAGGKNILDKKIGPDDPKYGSMLDIEPEFVVREDPEYIFKAVGSWDSGYQFDNSRALAAYKEQVMNRTELANTAAVRGNDAYCMSFWILIGAGNNIIGTSYVAKLLHPDLFQDIDPSAIHQEYVDRFCRMDFDVKEQGAFLYPPYNRWPVGA, from the coding sequence ATGATGAAAAACCATCTGATCTGGATTCTGATCTATGCTTTAGTGGCATTATCTCCTGCTAATGCAGCCGATTTTGTCCTGGAGATCTATGGCAATGCCAATATGGATGAATATCTGAACCAGGACGACCTGGATTATATCAACGATATTGTATCGGGCAAAATCGAGCCCACCAAGCTTGCCGATGCCAACTTCGATGGGAAGGTGGATGAAGAGGACATAGCACAGATACAGGCAATACTGGAGGGCAGGGAGGAGAAGCTCACATTCATTGACATGCTGGGCGAGCCGGTCACCATCAACAAGCCCATCCGCCGGCTGGTGAACATGGGCTACAATGGGGTGGAGATGACCAGAATCCTGGGCGCAGAGGATATCCTTGTCGCCTACGGCCAGGATAGAACTGAGCATGCAATATTCTTCCCCAAATTCGCTGAGCTGCCTTTTGTGGGAAATGACCCCAATGACTGCGACTATGAGATGATAGTCAGCCTCAAGCCCGATGCCGTCCAGACAAATATAGAAAGGGCGAGCTTCACTGTGGGGGGATTGGATCAGAAGCGCATCTTTGAAAATAATTTAAAGGATATTCCCCTGATCAGCCTCAACATGCGCGAGCAAGATACTCTGGTGAAGAATGTAAGGACATATGGATACATACTGGATCGAGAGCAGGAAGCAGAGGAGTTCATAGACTGGTACTCTGAATACTATGATCTGTTCCTGAGCAGAACTGCATCCCTCTCCGATGATGAGAGGCCAAGATGCGTCATTGAGTATACCCCCTACTACTGCTATGCATCGGGAAGCAGTCTGGGCCAGGTTCTGGCCCTTGCTGGGGGAAAGAACATCCTCGATAAGAAGATCGGCCCGGATGATCCAAAATATGGCTCAATGCTGGATATCGAGCCTGAGTTCGTGGTCAGGGAGGATCCTGAATATATCTTTAAGGCAGTGGGAAGCTGGGATAGCGGCTATCAGTTCGATAACTCCCGGGCACTGGCCGCCTACAAAGAGCAGGTGATGAATCGTACAGAGCTGGCAAATACTGCTGCTGTTAGAGGTAATGATGCATACTGCATGAGCTTTTGGATTCTTATAGGCGCGGGAAACAACATCATAGGCACTTCTTACGTGGCCAAGCTATTACATCCCGATCTATTCCAGGATATAGATCCCTCGGCCATACATCAAGAATATGTGGATCGCTTCTGCCGCATGGACTTCGACGTCAAAGAGCAGGGAGCATTCCTCTATCCTCCATATAATCGCTGGCCGGTGGGGGCATGA